The following proteins are co-located in the Dietzia timorensis genome:
- the secE gene encoding preprotein translocase subunit SecE — protein sequence MSDDRDDVERDDKKVGGADNPVVPTGKAGRGNVAERRVRTDGDDAEDTTVKRANPVQYVGQVGSELKKVIWPTRSQMVTYTAVVLLFLVFMTLLVSGVDFGMGKGIEWAFAR from the coding sequence GTGAGCGACGATCGCGACGACGTCGAGAGGGACGACAAGAAGGTCGGCGGCGCCGACAATCCCGTCGTGCCCACCGGCAAGGCCGGACGAGGCAACGTGGCCGAGCGCCGCGTTCGCACCGACGGTGACGACGCCGAGGACACCACCGTCAAGCGGGCGAACCCGGTGCAGTACGTGGGTCAGGTCGGCTCGGAGCTGAAGAAGGTCATCTGGCCGACCCGCTCGCAGATGGTCACCTACACGGCCGTCGTGCTGCTGTTCCTCGTGTTTATGACGCTGCTCGTCTCCGGAGTCGACTTCGGGATGGGCAAGGGGATCGAGTGGGCGTTCGCCCGCTGA
- a CDS encoding M48 family metalloprotease: MASFSSELKRLRRGVFVAWLVNFLLLALTILAAMLFVALPSNVTNEELLRYLLLYGGVAVVVAAVILAFVMLLSSSVVMGSVGGDHERVTSGQLYNIAEEMSIASGMKVPDVYIQHGTGVANAYALSNRKGHARVVFTAEILQTLDRSEVQAVMAHELSHVYTGDSVAMTRLIALTSTVGIIAGLSSRMFYGRRGGGGNNGKANPLAIVIIVLSLIFLLVAPILSRVGNAFMSRKRESQADANAVRFTRNPTAMASALAKIDGYSYQSGADNQKGAEKFYKTVGALAFFNPAKFAGAFATHPPIGERVDALVKMGAAPPRAPGT; this comes from the coding sequence ATGGCGTCCTTCTCCTCCGAACTCAAACGGCTCCGCCGGGGCGTATTCGTCGCGTGGCTGGTCAATTTCCTCCTCCTCGCGCTGACCATCCTCGCGGCGATGCTCTTCGTCGCCCTGCCGAGCAATGTCACCAACGAAGAACTGCTGCGGTACCTTCTTCTCTACGGCGGGGTCGCAGTGGTCGTCGCCGCAGTCATCCTGGCTTTTGTCATGCTGCTCTCGTCGTCCGTCGTCATGGGCTCTGTGGGTGGCGACCACGAGCGGGTAACCAGCGGGCAGCTCTACAACATCGCCGAGGAGATGTCGATCGCCTCGGGGATGAAGGTGCCCGATGTCTACATTCAGCACGGCACCGGGGTCGCCAACGCCTACGCGCTCAGTAACCGTAAGGGCCACGCCCGCGTCGTATTCACGGCGGAGATCCTGCAGACGCTCGACCGTTCCGAGGTCCAGGCGGTCATGGCGCACGAGCTCAGCCACGTCTACACCGGCGACTCGGTGGCGATGACCAGGCTCATCGCGCTGACGTCGACGGTGGGGATCATCGCGGGTTTGTCCTCGCGCATGTTCTACGGACGGCGCGGCGGCGGAGGCAATAACGGCAAGGCCAATCCGCTGGCGATCGTCATCATCGTGTTGTCGCTGATCTTCCTGCTCGTCGCGCCGATCCTTTCCCGCGTCGGCAACGCCTTCATGTCGCGCAAGCGCGAATCGCAGGCCGATGCGAACGCGGTGCGATTCACCCGCAATCCCACCGCGATGGCGAGCGCGCTGGCCAAGATCGATGGCTACAGCTACCAGTCCGGCGCGGACAACCAGAAGGGCGCCGAGAAGTTCTACAAGACCGTCGGCGCGCTCGCGTTCTTCAACCCGGCGAAATTCGCCGGCGCATTCGCGACGCACCCGCCCATCGGGGAGCGGGTCGACGCGCTGGTCAAGATGGGCGCGGCGCCCCCGCGCGCGCCCGGGACCTAG
- a CDS encoding LemA family protein: protein MGTGLVILIVVIILLVVLVAVAIGMYNGLVRMRNNAREAWAQIDTQLQRRADLIPNLVETVKGYAKHESETLQRVTDARVAAQRAHETGEVRDAKAAETAYKDAMVRVNAVAEQYPDLKASQNFLSLQEELATTENKVSFARQHYNEAVNSYNTKREVFPSNIFAGMFNFKAAELFEVEDEAARRAPGVQF from the coding sequence ATGGGTACCGGGCTCGTGATTCTGATCGTCGTCATCATCTTGTTGGTGGTATTGGTGGCGGTCGCCATCGGTATGTACAACGGCCTCGTCCGCATGCGGAACAACGCGCGGGAGGCCTGGGCGCAGATCGACACCCAGCTCCAGCGCCGCGCCGACCTCATCCCCAACCTCGTCGAGACCGTGAAGGGCTACGCAAAGCACGAGAGCGAGACACTGCAGCGGGTCACGGACGCGCGTGTCGCCGCGCAGCGGGCCCACGAGACCGGCGAGGTTCGCGATGCGAAGGCTGCGGAAACCGCTTATAAGGACGCCATGGTTCGCGTCAACGCCGTGGCCGAACAGTACCCGGACCTCAAGGCGAGCCAGAACTTCCTGTCGCTGCAGGAAGAGCTCGCCACCACCGAGAACAAGGTGTCGTTCGCGCGCCAGCACTACAACGAGGCCGTCAACTCCTACAACACCAAGCGCGAGGTCTTCCCGTCGAACATCTTCGCCGGGATGTTCAACTTCAAGGCCGCCGAGCTCTTCGAGGTCGAGGACGAAGCCGCTCGTCGCGCGCCCGGCGTCCAGTTCTAG
- a CDS encoding flavin-containing monooxygenase, which translates to MDTENDRMSDEILDVAVIGAGFGGICTAKRLLDEGTTNFLVFDRATEVGGTWQANTYPGAQCDIPAALYSFSFAQKPDWSRLYPLQPELLSYLREVCETFGIEPHLRLGHEILDMRWDETGQHWTLATSEGTWRARVVVGAFGPFSEPSTPRFEGLDDFEGTVLHSARWDHTKDWSGKRIGVIGTGASGVQIIPQAVRVGSSLTVFQRTPTWIFPHPDQPIPSALQNLFARVPATQRALRRTVDVVLESMVYGLVFRPAMLKGMEAIAKAHLRRQVPDPELREKLTPDYMFGCKRPTFSNAYFPAMADAKTDVITEPIRRIVPTGVETADGTVHELDVLVLATGFTVSGHPFFSRVHDAGGRSLAESWDPTPLCYLGTAAAGFPNLFQILGPNAATYTSMVVVIEAQVDYIISALREMKANGLTSLEVRGDAVERFVDEIDTKLSRSVWNVGGCASYYIDATGRNIAWFPGFFRQFRARTRRIFLPDFVLGAGSDVAEDTSIDPTETKEPSRP; encoded by the coding sequence ATGGACACCGAGAACGACAGGATGTCGGACGAAATTCTCGACGTCGCGGTAATCGGCGCGGGGTTCGGCGGCATCTGCACCGCCAAGCGGCTGCTCGACGAGGGCACCACGAACTTTCTCGTCTTCGACCGCGCCACGGAGGTCGGCGGCACCTGGCAGGCGAACACCTACCCGGGCGCGCAGTGCGATATCCCGGCGGCGCTGTACTCGTTCTCCTTCGCCCAGAAGCCCGACTGGTCGCGTCTCTATCCCCTGCAGCCGGAGCTGCTTTCCTACCTGCGCGAGGTGTGCGAGACGTTCGGCATCGAGCCCCATCTGCGGCTCGGCCACGAGATCCTCGACATGCGTTGGGACGAAACCGGTCAGCACTGGACGCTCGCGACCTCCGAGGGCACGTGGCGGGCGCGCGTGGTCGTCGGCGCGTTCGGCCCGTTCAGCGAACCGTCGACGCCGAGGTTCGAGGGCCTCGACGACTTCGAGGGCACCGTCCTGCACTCCGCGCGCTGGGACCACACCAAAGACTGGAGCGGCAAGCGTATCGGGGTCATCGGCACGGGTGCCTCGGGCGTGCAGATCATTCCGCAGGCGGTGCGCGTGGGCAGCTCGCTCACCGTTTTCCAGCGCACCCCGACGTGGATCTTCCCGCACCCCGATCAGCCAATCCCCTCCGCGCTGCAGAACCTCTTCGCGCGCGTCCCCGCCACCCAGCGGGCGCTGCGCCGCACCGTCGACGTCGTCCTCGAGTCCATGGTCTACGGCCTCGTGTTCCGCCCGGCCATGCTCAAGGGGATGGAGGCCATCGCGAAGGCGCACCTGCGGCGCCAGGTTCCCGATCCGGAACTGCGCGAAAAGCTCACCCCGGACTACATGTTCGGCTGCAAACGGCCGACGTTCTCGAATGCCTACTTCCCCGCCATGGCGGATGCGAAGACCGACGTCATCACCGAACCGATCCGGCGGATCGTGCCCACCGGCGTCGAGACCGCGGACGGCACGGTCCACGAACTCGATGTCCTCGTGCTCGCGACGGGGTTCACGGTCTCCGGGCATCCGTTCTTTTCCCGCGTTCATGACGCCGGAGGCCGCTCCCTCGCCGAGAGCTGGGATCCCACGCCCCTGTGCTACCTGGGCACCGCGGCGGCCGGATTCCCCAACCTGTTCCAGATCCTCGGCCCGAACGCGGCGACGTACACCTCGATGGTCGTCGTCATCGAGGCGCAGGTCGACTACATCATCAGCGCGCTGCGGGAGATGAAGGCGAACGGGTTGACGAGCCTCGAGGTGCGCGGCGACGCGGTGGAGCGGTTCGTCGACGAGATCGACACCAAGCTGTCGCGCTCGGTGTGGAACGTCGGCGGATGCGCGTCCTATTACATCGACGCCACCGGCCGGAACATCGCCTGGT
- a CDS encoding MaoC/PaaZ C-terminal domain-containing protein: protein MSSTQCSEFAERTIELSRQDLLDYARAAGDHNPIHLDDEAARALGLDGVIAHGMLTWARVLAEVADWAGGSHKIVRSEVRFANPVPVPMDGVATIVLSARVKDPDPETGYTTVMLTAKNDGAKIYGKAAVTVKP from the coding sequence ATGAGCAGCACACAGTGTTCGGAATTCGCCGAACGCACGATCGAGCTGAGTCGGCAGGACCTGCTCGACTACGCGCGTGCCGCGGGGGACCACAATCCCATCCACCTCGACGACGAGGCCGCGCGCGCCCTCGGTCTCGACGGGGTCATCGCGCACGGGATGCTCACCTGGGCGCGGGTGCTCGCGGAGGTGGCCGACTGGGCAGGAGGGTCGCACAAGATCGTGCGCAGCGAGGTGCGCTTTGCGAACCCGGTCCCGGTGCCGATGGACGGGGTGGCGACCATCGTGTTGTCCGCGCGGGTGAAGGACCCCGATCCCGAGACCGGGTACACCACGGTGATGCTCACGGCGAAGAACGACGGGGCGAAAATATATGGCAAGGCCGCGGTCACCGTGAAGCCGTGA
- the hadA gene encoding (3R)-hydroxyacyl-ACP dehydratase subunit HadA — MDEQNIEAGGPGPVGISVDSGPLELTPVMVREFAAVTHSDDGGEQVPHTIAAPLTAGVQDALIGDERLGIDLARTMHTEQRIESSHPLEVGTTYTASATVESIRKAAGGRLITFVTEVRDPGGTTVQTLRTTLLSALPESDENRGGSA; from the coding sequence ATGGACGAGCAGAACATTGAGGCGGGCGGGCCCGGGCCCGTCGGGATCAGCGTCGACTCCGGGCCGCTGGAGCTCACGCCGGTCATGGTGCGCGAGTTCGCCGCGGTCACCCATTCCGATGACGGCGGAGAGCAGGTGCCCCACACGATCGCCGCGCCTCTCACGGCGGGGGTCCAGGATGCACTCATCGGCGACGAACGCCTGGGGATCGACCTCGCCCGGACGATGCACACCGAGCAGCGCATCGAGTCCTCCCATCCGCTCGAGGTGGGCACGACGTACACCGCGAGCGCGACGGTCGAATCGATCCGCAAAGCGGCAGGCGGCAGGCTCATCACCTTCGTCACCGAGGTCCGCGACCCGGGCGGAACCACGGTGCAGACGCTGCGCACGACGCTGCTGTCCGCGCTGCCCGAATCGGACGAGAACAGGGGAGGTTCGGCATGA